A region from the Aegilops tauschii subsp. strangulata cultivar AL8/78 chromosome 5, Aet v6.0, whole genome shotgun sequence genome encodes:
- the LOC141023000 gene encoding uncharacterized protein translates to MTHCVWLDGWFRSPALHGLEELDFYLAGKPWWTLPPSVLRFAPTLRVVRLCGCDFHDIKATRALRLPRLKQLELSCVAIPDATLHCLLAGCSALESLQLDNIQGLSSVRIISSTLRTIDFSGSYFNVEEPLLQELVIEDAPCLERLIVHGGLRIVRVLAAPKLMVLGCLSINNYKSVNGTIMQETIPTSLTASGRAVKVLILESIDPNLDKIVGFLRCFPCLAKLYIKSRLRKDMKNVCEYNTLDPIECLELHLRAIVLNTYEGKRADANFAKFFVLNAKVLKTVDPFGSS, encoded by the exons ATGACACactgcgtg TGGTTGGACGGCTGGTTCCGCTCCCCCGCCCTCCACGGCCTTGAGGAGCTCGATTTCTACTTGGCCGGCAAGCCGTGGTGGACGCTGCCGCCGTCCGTGCTCCGTTTCGCGCCTACACTGCGCGTCGTCAGACTGTGCGGCTGTGATTTTCACGATATTAAAGCTACCCGGGCACTTCGTCTCCCTCGGCTGAAGCAGCTCGAGCTCTCTTGTGTCGCCATCCCGGATGCGACCCTCCACTGCCTGCTCGCTGGCTGCTCTGCGCTAGAGAGCCTTCAGCTTGATAATATCCAGGGGCTCAGCTCCGTCCGGATCATCTCGTCCACTCTACGGACTATTGATTTCTCTGGTTCTTACTTCAACGTTGAAGAGCCCCTGCTTCAGGAGCTTGTCATTGAGGATGCACCTTGTCTTGAGAGATTGATCGTACATGGTGGCCTGAGGATAGTCAGAGTCCTTGCGGCGCCGAAATTGATGGTGTTGGGCTGCCTGTCTATCAACAATTATAAATCTGTGAATGGAACAATTATGCAG GAAACTATCCCCACTAGCTTGACTGCGTCGGGACGTGCAGTGAAGGTCTTGATTCTAGAATCTATCGACCCCAATCTAGATAAGATTGTTGGTTTCCTTAGATGCTTTCCCTGCTTAGCGAAGCTATACATCAAG TCACGGCTTAGGAAGGATATGAAAAATGTGTGCGAATATAACACACTTGATCCCATCGAATGCCTCGAACTCCATCTCAGAGCGATAGTATTGAACACCTATGAAGGCAAGAGAGCAGATGCTAACTTTGCCAAGTTCTTTGTTCTGAACGCAAAGGTGCTCAAG ACAGTTGATCCCTTTGGTAGCTCTTAG